TGATTCAAAGAAAACATGAGGGCTTAGAAACTCTGTTCATTTTTGAGCCCGAAACGGTGATGATGAAAACCTCGTCTCCCAAACAATAGATCGAGGATTTTCCCTCTCATATCACAAGAGGTGCACGACTCGTGCGACATTCTTGGTCTTTTTGTGCACACCACGCACGCTGACCTTCGAACCGACCTTGATTTGGCTGAGCTTTATTGGAGTCTTTTGCGCGCGGTATTTCGTATGAGACATCAAAAGAAATGTCCAGATGGTGTCCCTGGCAGTTTTGAGTACGAGTTGTGTCGACGAGATTTCTGACACTGTTCCTGTGACGCGAAGAATATGAGCATGGTGATGTGTTGGCCTTTTTGAAGATTTGTGTGCAATAGAGGTCTTGGTAGATGGCTGAGGAGGGCTCGACTGGGTCGAACCGCATCCCGCCAGGCTTAAAGGCAGGAGGGAAACAAATAGAATAGAAATTATCAAGCGACGAAAAAGCATATAGAATCTCAACCTTTCTCAACTTGTTTAAGTCATGGGATCTTGAAGCGTTATCTACTCAGAGACGATGGGCTGTGACAGGACAGGACTTGCATGGCATAACCCATAGAACGCGAAAGATCTTAAGGGTAATGAGCTAAGTCGACGGGTGGTGCAATATTGCACGTGTCCTATAACAGAGACAAGCCATTGGCAGAAGGCACCAGTTTTTTGATCTAACCATCATACCGGAGGGCATGGATGGGATCTAAGGCTGAAGCTTTGATGGCGGGATAAAGGCCAAAAATCAGACCGACTGCCGTACTAAAGACAAAGCCCAGCATTAGAGCTGCCGGAGAGAAGATGGCAGGGGTTTTCAAAATAACCGGGATAACACGCATAACGCCGAGACCCAAGAGAATACCCATTAACCCGCCTACCAAACTCATTGCCATGGACTCTAAAAGAAACTGAAGAAGGATATCTTCGCGGGTGGCGCCAAGTGCTTGGCGGATACCAATTTCTCTCGTTCGTTCCGTCACCGAAACGAGCATGATATTCATGATGCCTATGCCCCCGACAATCAACGCCACGCCTGCGGTGCCCGCCAACAAGTCCGTGAAAGTGGCCCGTGTGGCTTGTAAAGTTTGAAGCACTTGATCCTCGGAGGCAACACTGACGGCACTCGTTGATCCGAATTGGTTGCTATAGAGATTGGTGAGATAATTGGCTGCCAAGTTGGCTTGGTCGGGGTTTTGCGCTTTCACGATCACCTGGCTCAATTGATTGGTTCCCAACAAGGATTCACTCACGGTAATCGGGATAAATATGGTGTTGTCTTGACTGGCGCCAGGGCCCTCACCAACGGGATTAAGAACACCGACAACGCGAAATTGCTGGCCTAAGATCATAATGGATGATCCGATAGGATTCTCTCCATTAAATAAAGAGGTGGCTTGATTGGCCCCTAAGACGGCGACAGGTTGATCCTGGCTGACCTCAAGTGATGTCAGAAAATGACCGGCTGCGATCGATACAGAACCTAGCTCAAGATAGCCGGCGGTCGTGCCGTCGATGGGCCCGCTGACTTGAGTGGATGGGGACAGGGTTGATATTTTGGCGCCTGCTGTCATCTCGGGAACGACCACGTCCGAAAATGGCAAGACATGATGTATCAGGGTCGTTTCACTCATCGGGAACGGCGTGCCGGAGGCTGGCGACACAAACAATACGTTAGTTCCAAGGGTTTCAATCCGGGAGGTGACTAAAGACGATGCACCTTGACCAATGGCCACTAAGACAATCACGGCAGCCACTCCGATAATCACGCCTAACATTGTGAGAATAGCCCGTAGTTTATTGCTCATTAATCCTAAGAAAGCTAGAATCAATCCATCTCGCCATGTCATGGTGTCTGTTTCACCTCACGTGTCGTCAATATCACTTGCCCATCTGCGATCTGGATTTTTTGATGGCAGCTTTGGGCGATTTCCTGGCTGTGTGTGACAATGACCACAGTTTTTCCCTGATGATTTAAGTGTGTCAGCAAATCCATGATCTCTAAGCCCGTCGCATGATCCAAGTTGCCAGTGGGCTCATCGGCCAAAATCAACGGAGGGTCCCCAATCAGCGCCCGCGCAATGGCCACACGCTGCTGTTGGCCCCCGGATAATTGCGAGGGGCGGTGATGAAGTCTAT
The Sulfobacillus thermosulfidooxidans DNA segment above includes these coding regions:
- a CDS encoding ABC transporter permease, translated to MTWRDGLILAFLGLMSNKLRAILTMLGVIIGVAAVIVLVAIGQGASSLVTSRIETLGTNVLFVSPASGTPFPMSETTLIHHVLPFSDVVVPEMTAGAKISTLSPSTQVSGPIDGTTAGYLELGSVSIAAGHFLTSLEVSQDQPVAVLGANQATSLFNGENPIGSSIMILGQQFRVVGVLNPVGEGPGASQDNTIFIPITVSESLLGTNQLSQVIVKAQNPDQANLAANYLTNLYSNQFGSTSAVSVASEDQVLQTLQATRATFTDLLAGTAGVALIVGGIGIMNIMLVSVTERTREIGIRQALGATREDILLQFLLESMAMSLVGGLMGILLGLGVMRVIPVILKTPAIFSPAALMLGFVFSTAVGLIFGLYPAIKASALDPIHALRYDG